CATGTGGTTCTACTCCGCCTCTTTTTACAGCTTCCTGAAGTACAGGAACAGCTAACTCTACTGGCGTTACATTTTTTAGCGCTCCCCCAAAAGTTCCAATTGGTGAACGAACTGCAGCTGTAATGACAACATTATGCATCTTACACTTGCCCCTCTCTCATGTACCCTAGTAAGTTTTTGGTTGGAATTACATAAGATGTATATCTGAAATAATTATACTACTAACATACTAAAAAATCAAAATATTTAATATAATAAAAATAGAAGGAATACACCTTCTATTCTGTTAATGCATATAAAAATTTTTGTAAAATCTTCTCTGTTGTTTTATTCAAACTTGGTAACTTATCTACTGGGAAATATTGAATTTGTAATCCTTCATGATCAAGCTTAACTTCTCCACTTACATGATGCGCCTGATATAGATGAATTACATTAAAGATTTCATCTCCATTTGGATAACGGAAATACACTTCTTTTCCCGAAAGAACACCGAGAAATTGCATTATTTTCGTCCTTAGTCCTGTCTCTTCAAACAGTTCTCTGCGAGCAGTTTCTTCCGTCGTTTCTCCTAGCTCCATCGCTCCGCCAGGCACACCCCAATCGTATGTATCTGAACGATATTGAAGCAACACTTCTTGTTTATCATTTAATATAATAACCGCTGATCCTACAAGAATAAGTGGCCTCGTACCAACTACTTTTCGTAACTCTTCAATATACCCCAATATATAAACTCTCCTTTCCTCACCCATCCTTATCATAGCAA
The DNA window shown above is from Bacillus clarus and carries:
- a CDS encoding NUDIX hydrolase, producing MGYIEELRKVVGTRPLILVGSAVIILNDKQEVLLQYRSDTYDWGVPGGAMELGETTEETARRELFEETGLRTKIMQFLGVLSGKEVYFRYPNGDEIFNVIHLYQAHHVSGEVKLDHEGLQIQYFPVDKLPSLNKTTEKILQKFLYALTE